DNA sequence from the Luteolibacter sp. Y139 genome:
ACTCCCAATTTGGCGGCAAATCTGAGGGATTCCAGCGGCCGACCCGATTGTTGATCGGAACAGGAAAAACAACGCTGAAGATGACGATGAACGCCCAAGCGAATCCTGCATAAAGGGTAAATAGTCCCGCACTCCGGTGAGAAGCCCACATGCACCAGGCCAGCGCGAGGTGCAAAAGCAGGGTCGCGGCCATCCAAAAAGGCATCACCTTGCCAAACAGTTTGGCAAACACCTGGATCGCAGGGATGAAGTGTTTGTGGTCCGCCTTTGATAGGGATGGATGAATGAAAGCCGCGATCGAGAATTCATTGCCCATCAAGAGCGCGGTGGACGTGATCAGGAAGATGTAGGCGGCGTCGATCGTATTCATTTTGCCAAACAGTGTATTGGTCCTTCCCTTGGTAGGGCTGGCATACTCCGCGCTTTGCCGGGAGAATCAAGGGATCGGCGCGAAATGCTCGACGCCATTAAGCGCCATCCGTTGCGCTTCCATCGTTTCAAGCGGCCAGAGGTCAGATGGAGTCGGCTCCCGCATCGTAACGTCTCCGATGCAGT
Encoded proteins:
- a CDS encoding DUF1772 domain-containing protein, giving the protein MNTIDAAYIFLITSTALLMGNEFSIAAFIHPSLSKADHKHFIPAIQVFAKLFGKVMPFWMAATLLLHLALAWCMWASHRSAGLFTLYAGFAWAFIVIFSVVFPVPINNRVGRWNPSDLPPNWESERKLWDIYNSVRVAVIGVAFILLIVAYRKAV